Proteins encoded in a region of the Stieleria neptunia genome:
- a CDS encoding tetratricopeptide repeat protein — translation MIRRSFSLAPLAALALIGAMLGSHQASAQNESILAETYGRGVHAYYAGQYTEAYDYLSQAIDGGTRDPRAYYFRGIVAHNQGRHAEAESDWQVGAQMEARTGGGAGIGRSLSRFQGSARLKLEQIRQKARINAMMNAAARSDARMMELGVQPSAAAAAPSTTTPPVAVKQPPPAPSAPVPDDPFADDGPALAGGQPKVEKNNALEGLDDNPFADDAPTGAAADAADAGMPAAGDNSNPFGQPAAPAGGDPFGSDAGADPFGAPAGGGADPFGGDPFGN, via the coding sequence ATGATCCGACGTTCCTTTTCTCTCGCACCGCTGGCCGCACTCGCGCTCATCGGAGCAATGCTCGGCTCACACCAGGCCAGTGCGCAAAACGAATCCATCCTGGCCGAAACCTATGGCCGGGGGGTGCACGCGTATTATGCCGGTCAATACACCGAGGCGTACGACTACCTGTCACAGGCCATCGACGGCGGAACACGGGACCCCCGCGCCTATTACTTCCGCGGCATCGTGGCCCACAACCAGGGGCGGCATGCCGAGGCGGAATCGGATTGGCAGGTGGGGGCGCAGATGGAGGCACGTACCGGAGGCGGAGCCGGCATCGGACGGTCCCTGTCGCGGTTCCAGGGTTCGGCGCGTCTGAAGCTGGAACAGATTCGGCAGAAAGCCCGGATCAATGCGATGATGAACGCGGCGGCTCGATCCGACGCGCGAATGATGGAATTGGGAGTCCAGCCGAGTGCCGCTGCGGCGGCACCGAGCACGACGACTCCGCCGGTTGCTGTCAAACAGCCGCCGCCAGCCCCCAGTGCTCCCGTGCCCGATGACCCGTTCGCAGACGACGGTCCTGCGTTGGCCGGCGGACAGCCAAAAGTCGAAAAGAATAACGCCTTGGAAGGGCTCGATGACAACCCGTTTGCCGACGATGCACCGACCGGGGCTGCAGCCGACGCCGCCGATGCGGGGATGCCGGCCGCAGGCGACAATTCGAACCCGTTCGGCCAACCGGCTGCTCCGGCCGGAGGCGATCCGTTCGGCAGCGATGCGGGAGCCGATCCGTTTGGAGCGCCGGCAGGTGGAGGCGCGGACCCGTTCGGCGGAGATCCGTTCGGAAACTGA
- a CDS encoding S41 family peptidase — MPPRNFNLILFAVVVSILCHFTYRNTRSASILGEAIELIEQNYVDPVDRKQLVMAAMEGVVSQLDEHSGYFAVDAYRSFQDNMHQEFAGIGIYVDQPNPGEPVRVVTPLVNSPALRAGVLPNDLIIRVNGQDVSDMLLADVSDRLKGPPGTTVSLTVLRGDEKHTMSVQRATIELESVVGDHRDASNRWVYRLASEPSVAYVRLKSFGEKTVRELEQVLAELDNDFDALVMDLRGNGGGLLYAARDVSDMFLSKGQIVSTRIRDGEIEESYAATPGTLVDASKPIAILIDENSASASEIVAACLQDNGRAIVVGTRSYGKGTVQEIMPLQYGRSALRLTVARYFRPNNKNIHRTADASEDDDWGVTPDPGFVIPMEPEALAKLADRWREASFPMLVGIDPPQAGPPSESAATGDLASPVLDARKREILKLEAELNALQSKMERSVLSDLAKANLSRGPQQLADDPPLRAAVGRLLELSGAGQNAEPDAAEPPADTSSREPQEKAA; from the coding sequence ATGCCACCACGCAACTTCAATCTGATTCTCTTTGCGGTGGTCGTCAGCATTTTGTGTCATTTCACCTACCGCAACACCCGCTCGGCGAGCATCTTGGGTGAAGCGATCGAGTTGATCGAACAAAACTATGTCGATCCGGTCGACCGCAAGCAACTGGTGATGGCGGCGATGGAAGGCGTGGTCAGTCAGTTGGACGAACACAGCGGTTATTTCGCGGTCGATGCGTACCGGTCGTTTCAGGACAACATGCATCAGGAATTTGCCGGCATCGGGATCTACGTGGACCAGCCCAACCCGGGGGAGCCGGTTCGGGTGGTCACGCCGCTAGTCAATTCGCCGGCGTTGCGTGCGGGCGTTTTGCCCAATGACCTGATCATTCGGGTGAACGGTCAAGATGTCTCGGACATGCTGTTGGCCGATGTCAGCGATCGATTGAAGGGGCCGCCGGGCACGACGGTGTCACTGACGGTGCTGCGTGGCGATGAGAAACACACGATGTCGGTGCAACGCGCGACGATCGAATTGGAATCGGTTGTCGGCGATCATCGCGACGCCTCCAACCGCTGGGTCTACCGGTTGGCCAGCGAGCCGTCGGTGGCCTACGTCCGGCTGAAAAGTTTCGGAGAAAAAACGGTCCGCGAGCTGGAACAGGTGTTGGCCGAGTTGGACAACGATTTCGACGCTCTGGTGATGGATCTGCGCGGCAATGGGGGCGGGTTGCTGTACGCGGCCCGCGACGTCAGCGACATGTTTTTGTCGAAGGGGCAAATCGTCTCCACCCGGATTCGTGACGGCGAAATCGAGGAGTCTTATGCAGCGACACCCGGAACGCTGGTCGATGCATCCAAGCCGATCGCCATCTTGATCGATGAAAACTCCGCCAGCGCCAGCGAAATCGTCGCCGCCTGTCTGCAGGACAACGGTCGGGCGATCGTCGTGGGCACGCGAAGCTATGGCAAGGGAACCGTGCAAGAAATCATGCCGCTGCAATACGGCCGCAGTGCGCTGCGGTTGACCGTGGCACGCTACTTTCGACCCAACAACAAGAACATCCACCGCACCGCCGATGCGAGCGAAGACGACGATTGGGGGGTGACGCCCGATCCGGGATTCGTGATTCCGATGGAACCCGAAGCGCTCGCCAAGCTGGCCGACCGTTGGCGCGAGGCGTCGTTCCCGATGCTGGTCGGGATCGACCCGCCGCAGGCCGGTCCGCCGAGCGAGTCAGCGGCGACTGGCGATCTCGCCTCACCCGTGCTGGATGCCAGGAAGCGAGAGATTTTGAAGCTGGAAGCCGAATTGAATGCGTTGCAGTCCAAGATGGAGCGGTCCGTCCTTTCCGATCTGGCCAAGGCGAATCTCTCGCGCGGTCCGCAGCAGCTTGCCGACGATCCTCCGTTGCGGGCGGCGGTCGGTCGGCTGCTGGAATTGTCCGGGGCCGGGCAAAACGCTGAACCCGACGCGGCAGAACCGCCCGCAGACACATCGTCGCGGGAACCCCAAGAAAAAGCCGCGTGA
- a CDS encoding DUF4013 domain-containing protein — protein MNHAKNEKKVSEFAFQFAKNAHLPGEQDSLDFGQPSDRAIVAGRGAVKADKSLKVFFAATDCGSPWTASHRILCNEVIEPTNELSSPEIETGGVPGGERIGLGDDVQASSTAVGTMPATVLPGASVLPVEGELMTRSDAVAPVADASPPARRGLVRTVVAGITWLISTLFCLASLIVCLAVLAAIPILQLITFGYLLDVAGRLARGGTVRGSLPHLRAAGQIGIVVLAVVVGSLPVQLLAHWESVASLIAPDAAQATVLRIAAIAAACLGVLYLLWALARGGRLVHFLWPQPKRMLRQAWRPSTYLPLPDRLWDFTHSLELGRFFWLGLRGALGTLVWLIPAMIIIAANRNGETGLAGLVGGLALIALGVVLLYLPMLQAHFAAENRLRALFEVRRIRRLFCYAPWAWLTAMVLGLVILPIPLYLLKIEATPREVVWLPTLMFVAFILPARWAEGLAMRRAKRIALRHRDGAVKPTGTWSFLSRWTVRLLMPGVVAIYLFFVTLSQYTSWDGLQTWVQQHAVLIPIPFLGGV, from the coding sequence GTGAATCACGCGAAGAATGAAAAGAAAGTCAGCGAATTCGCGTTTCAGTTTGCCAAGAATGCCCATCTGCCGGGCGAACAAGATAGCCTGGATTTTGGACAGCCCTCCGATCGTGCGATCGTGGCAGGCCGAGGCGCCGTGAAAGCGGACAAGAGTTTGAAAGTTTTTTTCGCCGCGACCGATTGCGGTTCGCCTTGGACCGCTTCACACCGAATTTTGTGCAATGAAGTGATTGAACCAACCAACGAATTGTCTTCCCCAGAGATCGAAACGGGGGGCGTGCCTGGCGGCGAGCGGATCGGTTTGGGGGATGACGTCCAGGCTTCGTCGACCGCGGTCGGCACGATGCCAGCGACCGTGTTGCCGGGAGCAAGCGTGTTGCCAGTTGAAGGCGAGTTGATGACCCGCAGCGATGCGGTGGCTCCCGTGGCGGACGCTTCTCCGCCGGCGCGACGGGGGCTGGTTCGGACCGTGGTCGCGGGCATCACCTGGTTGATCAGTACCCTGTTTTGCCTTGCCTCGTTGATCGTTTGTCTGGCGGTGTTGGCGGCGATCCCGATTCTGCAGTTGATCACGTTCGGCTATCTGTTGGACGTTGCCGGACGTTTGGCGCGTGGGGGAACCGTGCGTGGATCGTTGCCCCATCTTCGTGCGGCCGGTCAAATCGGGATCGTGGTGCTGGCGGTCGTCGTCGGTTCGTTGCCCGTCCAGTTGTTGGCCCACTGGGAAAGCGTCGCTTCCTTGATCGCGCCCGATGCGGCTCAGGCAACCGTTCTCCGCATCGCCGCGATCGCCGCGGCTTGTCTGGGCGTGCTGTACTTGCTCTGGGCGCTGGCCCGTGGCGGACGGTTGGTCCACTTTTTGTGGCCGCAGCCAAAGCGGATGCTGCGACAGGCGTGGCGGCCGAGTACGTATCTGCCGTTGCCGGACCGGTTGTGGGATTTCACGCATTCCTTGGAACTGGGGCGGTTCTTTTGGCTCGGATTGCGTGGTGCACTGGGGACGTTGGTGTGGTTGATTCCGGCGATGATCATCATTGCTGCCAACCGTAACGGTGAGACGGGGTTGGCGGGGCTGGTCGGCGGTTTGGCACTGATCGCTTTGGGGGTAGTGCTGCTGTACCTGCCGATGCTGCAAGCGCACTTTGCGGCGGAGAATCGCCTGCGGGCGCTGTTTGAAGTGCGTCGCATTCGTCGGCTGTTCTGCTATGCACCCTGGGCGTGGCTGACGGCGATGGTGCTGGGGTTGGTGATCCTGCCGATTCCGCTCTACCTGCTGAAGATCGAAGCGACGCCGCGCGAGGTCGTTTGGTTGCCGACGCTGATGTTTGTGGCCTTCATTTTGCCGGCGCGATGGGCCGAGGGGTTGGCGATGCGACGGGCCAAGCGGATCGCCCTCCGCCACAGGGACGGGGCCGTGAAACCGACCGGCACATGGAGTTTTCTTTCGCGTTGGACGGTGCGGTTGTTGATGCCCGGTGTCGTCGCGATCTATTTGTTCTTCGTCACGCTGTCACAGTACACCAGTTGGGACGGATTGCAGACCTGGGTGCAACAGCACGCGGTGTTGATCCCGATTCCTTTTCTGGGCGGGGTGTAG
- a CDS encoding trypsin-like peptidase domain-containing protein: MRPPILHAPTNGRFRNATTQWLRRIAKVGFALSMMTAIDATSVNAQVASLTSFEPATASRRVTDSRRETPTVLAVRRASPSVVNLHGQKTIRSTAAGLAGATDGGGFRQVNGMGTGVVIDPRGYVITNYHVVEDVDNIRVTLHDGSVTSAELIAARPRNDLALVKVDVKSDLPTVPRGTSSDLMVGESVIAIGNAYGYVHTCTQGIISALHRDVPVNDTQDYEDLIQISAGINPGNSGGPLLNIDGEIIGVNVAVRVGAQQIAFAIPIDQVVEIVTSMIDEHNTERLDIGLRTNGGPRDGDGITIAHVSASSPAAQEGLKPGDRVVRVGSRPVDDRLDFSLALLQMRPGQRVPIAVERDGSTLELAVATTPSKASDANNPSDTAWAVIGIRAKPVSQSTMNRLNSRMRTPYRGGLYITSVRPGSAAAEQGIQVGDVLLGIHGWQTASIGDLAGILEHPDMKKGPRAKFYIVRREQTLYGHFQLASRDENVRH, encoded by the coding sequence ATGCGACCACCGATCCTACATGCCCCGACCAACGGACGATTCCGCAACGCCACGACCCAGTGGCTGCGTCGAATCGCGAAAGTCGGCTTCGCACTTTCGATGATGACGGCGATTGATGCGACAAGCGTCAACGCTCAAGTCGCATCGCTGACGTCCTTCGAACCGGCGACCGCTTCGCGACGGGTGACCGATTCCCGACGAGAGACACCGACGGTGCTCGCGGTCCGCCGCGCCAGCCCCTCGGTGGTCAACCTGCACGGCCAAAAAACCATCCGCAGCACCGCCGCCGGCCTGGCCGGTGCAACCGACGGCGGTGGATTCCGACAGGTCAACGGGATGGGCACCGGCGTGGTGATCGATCCGCGTGGCTACGTGATCACCAACTATCACGTCGTGGAAGATGTCGACAACATCCGCGTCACGCTGCACGACGGATCGGTGACATCGGCCGAACTGATCGCCGCCCGGCCGCGGAACGACTTGGCTTTAGTCAAAGTCGATGTCAAATCCGACTTGCCGACCGTGCCCCGAGGCACCAGCAGCGACTTGATGGTCGGCGAAAGCGTGATCGCGATCGGCAACGCCTATGGTTACGTGCACACCTGCACCCAGGGCATCATCAGCGCCCTGCATCGCGACGTTCCGGTCAACGACACACAAGACTACGAAGACCTGATTCAAATCAGCGCCGGGATCAATCCGGGCAACTCCGGCGGTCCGCTGTTGAACATCGACGGCGAAATCATCGGCGTCAACGTCGCCGTCCGTGTCGGTGCTCAGCAGATCGCGTTTGCGATTCCGATCGACCAGGTCGTCGAAATCGTCACCTCGATGATTGACGAACACAATACCGAACGTCTGGATATCGGATTGCGAACCAACGGCGGTCCGCGCGACGGCGATGGCATCACCATCGCACATGTCTCCGCTAGCAGCCCCGCCGCACAAGAGGGGCTGAAGCCGGGTGACCGCGTGGTCCGCGTTGGTTCGCGTCCGGTTGACGACCGTTTGGACTTTTCGCTCGCCCTGTTGCAAATGCGACCGGGCCAACGCGTCCCGATCGCCGTGGAACGCGACGGCAGCACGCTGGAACTGGCCGTCGCGACGACGCCATCGAAGGCCTCCGACGCGAACAACCCCAGCGACACCGCCTGGGCCGTGATCGGGATTCGCGCCAAACCGGTCAGCCAATCGACCATGAACCGGCTGAACTCACGCATGCGAACTCCCTACCGCGGTGGCCTGTACATCACTTCGGTTCGCCCCGGCTCGGCCGCCGCGGAACAGGGGATTCAAGTCGGTGATGTCCTGCTGGGCATCCACGGATGGCAAACCGCCAGCATCGGCGACCTGGCAGGCATCCTGGAACACCCCGACATGAAAAAAGGCCCCCGAGCAAAGTTCTACATCGTCCGCCGCGAACAAACCCTGTACGGACATTTCCAACTCGCCTCACGCGACGAAAACGTCCGTCACTAA
- a CDS encoding IS110 family RNA-guided transposase, with product MKQKYNRVIGIDVASDKIDVNDSAGKIAKQLPNTISAISKKLFKRIQDTENTLVVCEATGGYEYLIVEAAHDAGVPICVANPRQVRDFAKGHGYLEKTDVIDAFMIRRFGEDVEIHLTPPRTAQEKEFLSTVRRRTQVKDLLSQEQNRLSQTRDKFAAQQIKETISHLKKQLKSLDKRIEKMLKDLSKVDPKVEILFSVSGVGPVTAATLLAELPELGQLNRGQIAKLVGVAPLANQTGKSDKKRKVRGGRSQVRSVLYMATLVATKHNPVIKRFYDRLIAKGKIKKLALVASMRKLLTILNNMIHCGESWKNPQVNAKKEQKATTAPSLN from the coding sequence ATGAAACAGAAGTACAACCGTGTCATTGGTATTGACGTCGCGTCAGACAAAATTGATGTCAATGACTCCGCAGGAAAGATTGCCAAACAATTGCCCAACACGATTTCAGCGATCAGCAAAAAGCTGTTCAAGAGAATCCAAGACACTGAAAATACATTGGTTGTCTGTGAAGCAACTGGCGGCTACGAATATCTGATTGTGGAGGCTGCTCACGACGCTGGTGTACCGATTTGCGTGGCCAACCCGAGGCAGGTCCGTGACTTTGCCAAAGGGCATGGCTATTTGGAGAAGACCGATGTGATCGATGCATTCATGATCCGCCGTTTTGGCGAAGATGTGGAAATCCATCTGACACCTCCTCGCACGGCGCAAGAGAAAGAATTTCTTTCAACAGTGCGGCGTCGAACCCAAGTGAAAGATTTGCTCTCCCAGGAGCAAAACCGACTCAGTCAAACCCGTGACAAGTTTGCCGCTCAACAAATCAAGGAAACGATTTCGCACCTGAAAAAGCAGCTAAAAAGCCTCGACAAACGCATCGAAAAGATGCTCAAGGACCTCAGTAAAGTCGATCCCAAAGTAGAAATCTTGTTCAGCGTCAGTGGAGTTGGTCCAGTCACCGCTGCGACACTCCTGGCCGAGCTGCCAGAACTGGGACAACTCAACCGAGGTCAAATTGCCAAACTTGTCGGTGTTGCTCCGTTGGCCAACCAAACAGGCAAGAGCGACAAGAAACGAAAGGTCCGAGGTGGACGTTCACAAGTCCGAAGCGTGCTCTACATGGCGACACTGGTTGCAACGAAACACAACCCAGTCATCAAACGTTTCTACGATCGGCTTATCGCCAAAGGTAAAATCAAAAAGTTAGCTTTGGTAGCGAGCATGCGCAAACTCCTGACGATTCTCAACAACATGATTCACTGCGGCGAATCATGGAAGAACCCTCAGGTCAATGCGAAAAAGGAGCAAAAGGCGACTACGGCACCGTCGCTAAACTAG
- a CDS encoding leucine-rich repeat domain-containing protein, translating into MLIAKAVLLCVALQFTATVAVAQQPSDNDADRMVAVTISASQADQQSFVSNSVRRLCRAEPDKNIPAWNVAGWLAYQRLWNELAANPDDPVLRKYLGLPIGSAADNDTFVIKSARGRSAPKWLGWRSGSYRQTETPHLQIFSHADEATTREVATDMERVFWIWTQLFFPLWEGNHQVALHLRDIDPDQSVASSLAKNPARLSSRRKLRIVLLQDADDYARTLGSSTPGIDQSTGFYSDQRQTSFFYPSTSADAVASRRHELIHQLFREATRSRLMGELPGSRSDFWLIEGIAGYFESLHMDHDRAAVGGWDSPRLQFARYRVLGGRDFIPLQELRTAGHAAAQQQSDLARWYANAIAYTHLLLDGDSVTDRRWVYQQLATLYQISIDVPAATAPESPERALIDFLRVDDTVLRENPTTRPLTQLCLSNCETTPTGLASLTASDDCQWMDLSRQPVATADVTRLCPTPNQLDQLSLEATRVDDSVHAWLRQATNLRELDLSWTSCGDRTVAAIANHNALQTLWLTGTQITDASIPTLAAIGTLQSIDVQRTAITSAGLAKLKTLRPDCNINPLQLRAP; encoded by the coding sequence ATGCTGATTGCCAAAGCCGTCTTGCTCTGCGTCGCGTTGCAGTTCACCGCGACCGTCGCGGTCGCCCAGCAGCCGTCCGATAACGACGCCGACCGCATGGTCGCGGTCACCATTTCAGCATCCCAAGCGGATCAGCAGTCGTTCGTGAGCAACAGCGTCCGGCGTCTTTGCCGAGCCGAACCTGACAAAAACATCCCCGCCTGGAACGTCGCCGGCTGGCTCGCCTACCAACGCCTCTGGAACGAATTGGCCGCCAACCCCGACGACCCGGTGCTGCGAAAGTACCTCGGGCTTCCGATCGGATCGGCCGCCGACAACGACACGTTTGTGATCAAGTCGGCGCGCGGCCGCAGCGCCCCGAAATGGTTGGGCTGGAGAAGTGGTTCGTATCGGCAAACCGAAACGCCCCACCTGCAAATTTTTTCCCACGCCGACGAAGCCACCACGCGCGAAGTCGCGACGGACATGGAACGCGTGTTCTGGATTTGGACACAACTGTTCTTTCCGCTCTGGGAAGGCAACCATCAAGTCGCGCTTCATCTGCGCGACATCGATCCCGACCAGAGCGTCGCTTCCTCGTTGGCAAAAAACCCCGCCAGACTCTCTTCGCGGCGAAAGCTACGCATCGTGTTGCTCCAAGACGCCGACGACTATGCCCGAACCCTCGGCAGCTCGACGCCCGGCATCGACCAGTCGACCGGGTTTTACAGCGACCAACGACAGACTTCGTTCTTTTATCCGTCGACATCGGCCGACGCCGTCGCATCACGCCGACATGAATTGATCCACCAGCTGTTCCGCGAAGCCACCCGATCCCGACTGATGGGCGAACTGCCCGGCTCGCGATCCGATTTCTGGCTGATCGAAGGCATCGCGGGTTACTTTGAATCCTTGCACATGGACCACGACCGGGCGGCGGTCGGCGGCTGGGATAGCCCGCGGCTGCAGTTCGCCCGATACCGGGTTCTGGGTGGTCGCGATTTCATTCCGCTACAGGAATTACGAACCGCCGGACACGCGGCCGCTCAACAACAGTCCGACCTGGCCCGTTGGTACGCCAACGCGATCGCCTACACCCATCTGTTGCTCGACGGCGACTCCGTTACCGATCGACGCTGGGTCTACCAGCAACTCGCCACGCTTTACCAAATCTCGATCGACGTGCCCGCCGCCACCGCTCCCGAGTCGCCCGAGCGAGCGCTGATCGATTTCCTTCGTGTCGACGACACCGTGCTCCGTGAGAATCCTACCACCCGTCCATTGACGCAACTGTGTTTGTCAAATTGTGAAACCACCCCAACCGGACTCGCTTCACTGACAGCGTCGGACGATTGCCAATGGATGGATCTGTCGCGACAACCGGTTGCCACCGCCGATGTCACACGACTTTGCCCCACACCGAATCAGCTGGATCAGTTGTCACTCGAAGCCACGCGGGTCGATGATTCCGTCCACGCTTGGCTGCGGCAGGCGACGAACCTGCGCGAACTCGATCTCAGCTGGACATCGTGCGGCGACCGAACCGTCGCGGCCATCGCCAATCACAACGCGCTACAAACGTTATGGTTGACGGGAACTCAAATCACCGACGCATCGATCCCCACGCTCGCGGCCATCGGCACGCTGCAATCGATCGATGTCCAACGCACTGCCATCACCAGCGCCGGGCTGGCCAAACTGAAAACACTTCGTCCCGATTGCAACATCAACCCTTTGCAGCTTCGCGCCCCATGA
- a CDS encoding lactate racemase domain-containing protein, with amino-acid sequence MTFPRFFTAKQSLPSHRIDDVTAELTELFQAETAIEQIRPGQSVAIAVGSRGIDRIAEVTQTVVRLLVDRKAQPFVVPAMGSHGGATGQGQTATLAALGITPESVGCPIKSSMETVPIGKGPGGIPLSFDRNAAAADHLIVINRIKPHTKLDGSIQSGVCKMLMIGLGKHRGALAFHPAFKSFDYRLDRITADVIPTILAATPFLLGIALVEDAHDSIGQITVATADQLLDLEPTLLRRAIEWMPKLPFRTAELLIIDAIGKEISGTGLDTNVVGRKWHDKMAGDEEWPKIDEIYVRALTEKTAGNASGIGIAEYTHRRVAEGIDPVKTRINCITAGHATAAALPVWFDSDRDVLDAVCAQTPMEADRRRWLWIPDTLDLETIRCSEAYLEEARRSDQLEIVNDPRSFQFDDHGDFV; translated from the coding sequence ATGACCTTTCCCCGTTTTTTCACCGCGAAGCAGTCCCTCCCCTCGCATCGAATCGACGACGTCACGGCCGAACTGACCGAGTTGTTCCAGGCGGAAACGGCGATCGAACAGATCCGCCCGGGACAATCGGTGGCGATCGCCGTCGGCAGCCGTGGCATCGACCGAATCGCCGAAGTCACGCAAACCGTGGTGCGTCTGCTGGTCGATCGCAAGGCCCAGCCGTTTGTCGTCCCCGCGATGGGCAGCCACGGCGGTGCAACCGGCCAGGGGCAAACCGCCACGCTCGCGGCACTCGGGATCACGCCCGAATCGGTTGGTTGTCCGATCAAGTCGTCGATGGAAACCGTTCCGATCGGTAAAGGCCCCGGCGGGATCCCGCTGTCTTTTGACCGCAACGCCGCAGCCGCCGATCATCTGATCGTGATCAATCGCATCAAGCCCCACACCAAACTGGACGGTTCGATCCAAAGCGGTGTTTGCAAGATGTTGATGATCGGACTCGGCAAACATCGCGGTGCGCTCGCCTTTCATCCCGCGTTCAAGTCCTTCGATTATCGGCTGGACCGAATCACCGCCGACGTAATCCCGACGATCTTGGCGGCGACGCCGTTCTTGTTGGGAATCGCACTGGTCGAAGACGCCCATGACTCGATCGGCCAGATCACCGTCGCCACCGCTGATCAATTACTGGACCTGGAACCGACACTCTTGCGCCGGGCGATCGAGTGGATGCCCAAGCTGCCGTTTCGGACCGCCGAGTTGCTGATCATCGATGCGATCGGCAAAGAGATCAGCGGCACCGGATTGGACACCAATGTCGTCGGCCGCAAGTGGCACGACAAGATGGCCGGCGACGAGGAATGGCCCAAGATCGATGAGATCTACGTTCGTGCGCTGACCGAAAAAACCGCCGGCAACGCGTCGGGGATCGGCATCGCCGAATACACGCATCGACGTGTCGCCGAGGGCATCGATCCGGTCAAGACACGGATCAATTGCATCACCGCAGGCCACGCGACCGCGGCCGCGCTGCCGGTCTGGTTCGACAGCGATCGCGACGTGCTCGATGCCGTCTGCGCCCAAACCCCGATGGAGGCTGATCGACGGCGGTGGCTGTGGATCCCCGACACGCTGGACTTGGAAACCATCCGCTGCAGCGAAGCCTATTTGGAAGAGGCACGACGCAGCGACCAGCTTGAAATCGTCAACGATCCACGTTCATTCCAGTTCGATGACCACGGTGACTTCGTTTGA
- the pheA gene encoding prephenate dehydratase, protein MPSSQPDTLDQLDLQLLRLIQQRRKHVKTLADAQSLPSVGQSNARLDQLLDVFCRDSTEASEKKSVQSLRQTLQHIDSYCRLGVGPGAVSFLGPKYSYSHLAAIKYFGDATPFAPVATIPAVFDAVHRGDAAGGLVPIENSTDGRVVDTLGMFARRHMQICGEVLLPIHHNLLASGRRDQITEIHSKPQALSQCRVWLAANFPAAALIEVGSTTTAAESAAQHAHIAAVASLPAGREYGLDVLNQNIEDNRENVTRFAVLGRDETHPTGKDKTSLLFQVEHQPGALAGAMSVFSQSQLNLTWIESFPLPGSRNEYLFFVEFSGHRGENRVATAIDQLGTITRRLEILGSYPVAVL, encoded by the coding sequence ATGCCTTCTTCGCAACCCGACACGCTTGACCAACTCGATCTTCAATTGCTGCGGCTGATTCAACAGCGTCGCAAGCACGTCAAGACCTTGGCCGACGCCCAATCCCTTCCCTCGGTCGGCCAATCGAATGCACGGCTCGACCAGCTATTGGACGTCTTCTGCCGCGATTCCACGGAGGCGAGTGAAAAAAAGAGCGTCCAGTCGCTGCGTCAAACCCTCCAACACATCGACAGTTATTGTCGCCTCGGGGTGGGCCCCGGCGCCGTCAGCTTTCTCGGACCGAAGTACAGCTACAGCCATTTGGCCGCGATCAAGTATTTCGGAGACGCAACGCCGTTTGCTCCGGTGGCAACGATCCCCGCGGTCTTTGACGCCGTCCACCGCGGCGACGCCGCCGGCGGTCTGGTCCCGATCGAAAACAGCACCGACGGCCGCGTCGTCGACACGCTAGGGATGTTCGCCCGTCGCCACATGCAGATCTGTGGCGAAGTCCTGTTGCCGATCCACCACAACCTGCTGGCCAGCGGCCGGCGAGATCAAATCACCGAGATCCACAGTAAACCCCAAGCCCTGTCCCAGTGCCGCGTTTGGCTGGCGGCGAATTTCCCGGCCGCCGCACTGATCGAAGTCGGCAGCACCACGACGGCCGCCGAATCCGCCGCCCAACATGCCCACATCGCCGCGGTCGCCAGTCTGCCGGCGGGCCGTGAATACGGACTCGATGTGCTGAATCAAAACATCGAAGACAATCGCGAGAACGTCACCCGTTTCGCCGTCCTCGGCCGCGACGAAACCCATCCCACGGGCAAAGACAAAACGTCCCTGCTGTTCCAAGTCGAACATCAACCCGGCGCCCTGGCCGGCGCCATGAGCGTGTTCAGTCAGTCGCAATTGAACCTGACCTGGATCGAATCCTTCCCCTTGCCCGGATCGCGGAACGAATACCTGTTCTTCGTCGAATTCAGCGGGCATCGTGGCGAGAACCGAGTGGCCACCGCGATCGATCAATTGGGCACGATCACACGCCGGCTGGAAATTTTGGGGTCGTACCCGGTCGCCGTGCTGTAA